In Congzhengia minquanensis, a single genomic region encodes these proteins:
- a CDS encoding DUF1848 domain-containing protein — protein sequence MIINTGARTDTAQYYTEWLLNRFREGYVLTRNPMFPNKVTRYELCPETVDCVVFCSKNYAPLLPHIDEIKNRFHIYCHYTITAYGKDVEPGVPDIETSIETLKKLSKAVGRQRISWRYDPILLTETYTIERHIKTFEAMAERLSGHIDRCIFSFVELYKKLKYNMPEIIPMTEKDKDILAQNLGAIAKKYGMTIQTCGTNGDFSRYGIASSGCLTLDIIGRANNIAFRSLKHKGMREGCHCIESRDIGAYDTCPNGCRYCYANQSPQKALENYRRHDPNSPLLLGSLGPDDVVTAGCQKSFLVKK from the coding sequence TTGATTATCAACACGGGAGCGCGGACAGACACGGCGCAGTATTATACAGAATGGCTGTTAAACAGGTTTCGGGAAGGGTATGTGCTCACGCGCAACCCTATGTTTCCCAATAAGGTAACGCGGTATGAGCTTTGCCCTGAAACGGTGGATTGTGTGGTGTTTTGCTCAAAAAACTATGCGCCGCTGCTGCCGCACATAGATGAGATTAAAAATAGGTTTCATATTTATTGCCACTATACCATTACGGCATATGGAAAAGATGTAGAGCCCGGTGTGCCGGACATTGAAACGAGCATTGAAACGCTGAAAAAGCTTTCCAAAGCCGTGGGCAGGCAAAGAATTTCGTGGCGGTATGACCCGATTTTGCTGACGGAAACCTATACCATAGAGCGGCACATAAAAACCTTTGAAGCAATGGCAGAGCGCCTGTCCGGCCACATTGACCGCTGCATTTTCAGCTTTGTGGAGCTGTATAAAAAGCTAAAATACAACATGCCGGAAATTATTCCCATGACAGAGAAAGATAAAGATATTTTGGCACAAAACCTTGGCGCAATTGCAAAAAAATATGGCATGACAATTCAAACCTGCGGCACCAACGGCGATTTCAGCAGATATGGAATTGCGTCTTCGGGCTGCTTGACGCTGGACATCATCGGCAGAGCCAACAACATTGCGTTCCGCAGTTTGAAGCACAAAGGCATGCGGGAGGGATGTCACTGCATAGAAAGCCGCGACATTGGCGCCTATGACACCTGTCCCAATGGGTGCCGATATTGCTATGCCAACCAAAGCCCGCAAAAAGCGCTGGAAAACTACCGGCGGCACGACCCGAATTCGCCCCTTCTGCTGGGCAGCCTGGGGCCTGACGACGTGGTAACAGCCGGCTGTCAGAAAAGTTTTCTCGTAAAAAAGTAA
- the dinB gene encoding DNA polymerase IV translates to MKKNRIILHADLNNFYASVECLYNPGLRGKPVAVGGDAEKRHGIILAKNNEAKAFGVKTGETLWQARQKCPDLIFVKPRYDLYVKYSRLARSLYEEYTSQVESFGLDECWLDVTNSETLWGDGKRIADEIRLRVKRELGVTVSIGVSFNKIFAKLGSDMKKPDATTVIPRETFQEIVWPLPVENLLFVGRATTRKLKSTGVCTIGDLAQTNVNALRRKFGKPGEMLWNFANGRDESRVSEADAAQKIKTIGNSSTLPRDLISEEDVKIPLYILCESVAERLRDHSLKCCSVQLSLRDNGLFQYERQGPLICPTCSAQVMFEKAFALYRGNHLSNNPIRSIGVRALKLVPENGTQLSLLPELQQVHRREAEEAVIDSIRRRYGHFSIQRGIMLLDTKLSGFDPKGEHIIHPEVFVR, encoded by the coding sequence ATGAAAAAGAACCGAATTATCCTCCATGCCGACCTCAATAATTTTTATGCGTCGGTAGAGTGCCTTTACAACCCCGGTCTGCGTGGAAAACCTGTGGCTGTGGGCGGCGACGCGGAAAAGCGGCACGGAATTATTTTGGCAAAAAACAATGAAGCGAAGGCTTTTGGTGTAAAAACCGGCGAAACATTGTGGCAGGCACGGCAAAAGTGTCCCGACCTGATTTTTGTAAAGCCCCGCTATGATTTATATGTAAAATATTCCCGTCTGGCGCGCAGCCTTTATGAGGAATATACCAGCCAGGTGGAAAGCTTTGGTTTAGACGAGTGTTGGCTCGATGTAACCAACAGCGAAACGCTGTGGGGCGATGGGAAACGCATTGCCGACGAAATCCGCCTGCGTGTAAAACGGGAGCTGGGGGTTACGGTGTCTATCGGCGTCAGCTTTAACAAAATCTTTGCAAAATTAGGAAGCGACATGAAAAAGCCGGACGCAACAACGGTTATTCCCCGCGAAACCTTTCAAGAAATTGTGTGGCCCCTGCCTGTGGAAAATTTGCTGTTTGTGGGCCGGGCTACCACCCGGAAGCTGAAATCCACCGGCGTTTGCACCATTGGCGACCTGGCTCAGACGAATGTAAACGCGCTGCGGCGTAAGTTCGGCAAGCCGGGCGAAATGCTTTGGAACTTTGCCAACGGGCGCGACGAATCGAGGGTGAGCGAGGCAGACGCGGCGCAAAAAATAAAAACCATTGGCAACAGTTCTACCCTGCCCCGGGATTTAATCTCAGAAGAAGATGTGAAAATTCCCTTATATATCCTGTGCGAAAGCGTTGCAGAGCGGCTTCGCGACCACAGCCTAAAATGCTGCTCTGTGCAGCTTTCCCTCCGGGACAACGGGCTGTTTCAATATGAGCGGCAAGGCCCGCTGATTTGTCCCACCTGCTCGGCCCAAGTGATGTTTGAAAAGGCGTTTGCACTCTACCGCGGAAACCACCTGTCGAACAATCCAATCCGCAGCATTGGCGTGCGGGCCTTAAAGCTTGTGCCGGAGAATGGAACGCAGCTTTCCCTTCTGCCGGAGCTTCAGCAGGTTCACAGGCGCGAGGCGGAGGAAGCGGTAATCGACTCCATCCGCCGGCGCTACGGACACTTTTCCATTCAGCGCGGCATTATGCTGTTAGACACCAAGCTTTCCGGATTCGACCCCAAGGGTGAGCACATAATTCACCCCGAAGTTTTTGTAAGATAA